One segment of Solanum lycopersicum chromosome 1, SLM_r2.1 DNA contains the following:
- the LOC101258598 gene encoding uncharacterized protein: MGDIKVPRPNHEKHISSSSSSELSDQCDELQRLEDAPPFWRNPNKRLSKQLSMCEIPRDIAWEKRRRQFLHQERKKNITGSTQDMDAYITDEDLNELKGCIDLGFGFNEEEGQRLCNTLPALDLYFAVNRQYLTSPVSSPGSNKGSMSSPGSLNSLGGRSSSFGSPRSDHVDAWKIYSPGDDPQQVKTKLRHWAQAVACSVKQSY, from the exons ATGGGAGATATTAAGGTTCCTCGTCCAAAtcatgaaaaacatatatcttcatcATCGTCTAGTGAATTATCAGATCAATGTGACGAATTACAACGTTTAGAAGATGCACCACCTTTTTGGAGGAACCCTAATAAAAGGTTATCAAAGCAACTTTCCATGTGTGAGATTCCACGTGACATTGCATGGGAGAAACGACGTCGTCAGTTTCTTCATCAAGAGAGGAAAAAGAATATTACTGGAAGTACTCAAGACATGGATGCATATATAACTGATGAAGATTTGAATGAACTTAAAGGTTGCATAGATTTAGGATTTGGATTTAATGAAGAAGAAGGGCAAAGGTTATGTAACACCTTGCCCGCTCTTGATCTTTATTTCGCGGTGAATCGTCAGTATTTAACTAGCCCTGTCTCTTCACCGGGTAGCAATAAAGGATCAATGTCATCTCCGGGTTCATTGAATTCTCTAGGAGGAAGGTCATCCTCTTTTGGAAGCCCTAGGAGTGATCATGTCGATGCATGGAAGATTTATAGCCCAG GTGATGATCCTCAACAAGTTAAGACAAAGTTGAGGCATTGGGCGCAGGCAGTGGCTTGTTCTGTCAAGCAGTCTTATTGA